The following proteins come from a genomic window of Gammaproteobacteria bacterium:
- the fae gene encoding formaldehyde-activating enzyme: MSERIVFRSGESLVGGGPPGTAAEPEVVIGELDGPVGTALATLIGDQVKGHSRVFAILNTDIQVRPVTLCVSKVTVTNSKYTSILMGTVQAAIANGVLDAVRTGDIPKDKVNDLGIICSVWLNPSVTEDKNLDHKVLFDIHRKAMAQAIHKAMRNEPGIDWLLENQDKITHKYYQMGLDGKL; the protein is encoded by the coding sequence ATGAGCGAAAGAATCGTATTCCGATCCGGCGAGTCACTGGTTGGCGGCGGACCGCCGGGCACCGCGGCGGAACCTGAAGTTGTCATCGGCGAACTGGATGGGCCGGTGGGCACGGCGCTCGCCACGCTTATTGGCGATCAGGTCAAAGGCCACAGCCGCGTGTTCGCCATTTTGAATACGGACATCCAGGTTAGGCCCGTCACGTTATGCGTGAGCAAGGTAACGGTGACCAACAGCAAATACACCAGCATCCTCATGGGCACCGTGCAGGCGGCCATCGCCAACGGCGTGCTGGATGCCGTGCGCACGGGCGACATCCCCAAAGATAAGGTCAACGATCTCGGCATCATCTGTTCGGTGTGGCTGAATCCATCCGTGACGGAGGACAAGAACCTGGATCACAAGGTGCTCTTCGACATCCACCGCAAAGCCATGGCGCAGGCCATTCACAAGGCGATGCGCAACGAACCCGGCATCGACTGGCTGCTGGAAAACCAGGACAAGATCACCCACAAGTATTACCAGATGGGGCTCGACGGCAAGCTATAA
- a CDS encoding YnfA family protein, with protein MEILKMLGLFILTAIAEIVGCYLPYLWLRQGRSAWLLLPAFLSLAVFAWLLTLHPQAAGRVYAAYGGVYIGVALAWLWAVDAVRPTFTDWLGVGVCWLGMAIIMFGQRYV; from the coding sequence ATGGAAATCCTGAAAATGCTCGGCCTGTTCATCCTCACTGCCATCGCGGAAATCGTCGGTTGTTACCTGCCCTATCTCTGGCTCCGGCAAGGCCGTTCCGCGTGGCTGCTGTTGCCGGCGTTTTTAAGCCTGGCCGTGTTCGCGTGGTTGCTCACCTTGCATCCGCAAGCGGCGGGCCGCGTTTACGCCGCCTACGGGGGCGTTTATATCGGCGTGGCGCTGGCCTGGCTGTGGGCCGTGGATGCCGTGCGCCCCACCTTCACGGACTGGCTCGGCGTGGGTGTCTGCTGGCTGGGCATGGCGATCATCATGTTCGGGCAGCGTTATGTTTAG
- a CDS encoding DUF3465 domain-containing protein, whose protein sequence is MKKFLLVLAIAAATTVGFLQSGVLPQYAAVARESNSEQAFADALENRSSDLQIEGRGIVARILSDDLDGSRHQRFIVELESGQTLLVAHNIDVAPKVDQLREGDDVMFYGEYEWTPQGGVIHWTHDDPDGDHPDGWIRHRGRTYR, encoded by the coding sequence ATGAAGAAATTTCTCCTCGTCCTCGCCATCGCAGCCGCGACCACTGTTGGCTTTCTCCAGAGCGGGGTGTTGCCGCAGTACGCAGCGGTCGCGCGCGAGTCAAACAGCGAGCAGGCGTTTGCCGACGCATTAGAAAATCGCAGTAGCGATTTACAGATCGAGGGCCGCGGCATCGTTGCCAGAATACTCTCCGACGATCTCGACGGCAGCCGCCATCAGCGTTTCATCGTCGAGTTGGAATCGGGACAAACCTTGCTGGTGGCGCATAACATTGACGTAGCACCTAAGGTCGATCAACTGCGCGAGGGCGACGACGTGATGTTCTATGGCGAGTACGAATGGACGCCGCAAGGCGGCGTCATCCATTGGACGCATGACGACCCGGACGGTGATCATCCCGATGGATGGATCAGGCATCGCGGGCGCACGTACAGATAA
- a CDS encoding cation diffusion facilitator family transporter, with protein sequence MASGTKTVIFAALIGNGCIAVTKFIAAGITGSSAMLAEGIHSVVDTGNQGLLLFGLRQSKKPASALYPFGHGKEIYFWSFVVAIMIFAVGAGISIYEGVHAIIAPHALGSPLINYIVLGLAMIFEAFAWYFAFREFNHARGNLGYFEAVRRGKDPTLFVVLFEDSAAMLGLIVAFMGILIGQLTGNPYFDGGATIIIGLILGGTAAWLAYETKGLLIGESANLDVVHGIRELAGKAPGIRQVNEVLTMHMGPEFILVNLSADFADKTPAADVEASTAKLNKEIKAAYPDVKRVFIEARG encoded by the coding sequence ATGGCATCAGGAACCAAGACCGTTATCTTTGCCGCCCTCATCGGCAACGGCTGCATCGCGGTAACCAAATTCATCGCCGCGGGCATCACCGGCAGTTCGGCGATGCTGGCGGAGGGGATACATTCAGTGGTGGACACCGGTAATCAGGGATTGCTACTTTTCGGCCTGCGCCAGTCCAAAAAGCCCGCCAGCGCCCTGTATCCGTTCGGTCACGGCAAGGAGATTTACTTCTGGAGCTTCGTGGTCGCCATCATGATCTTCGCGGTCGGGGCCGGCATTTCTATCTATGAAGGGGTGCACGCAATAATCGCCCCGCACGCGCTGGGCAGCCCGCTGATCAATTACATCGTGCTGGGACTGGCGATGATCTTCGAGGCCTTCGCGTGGTATTTCGCGTTCAGGGAATTCAACCACGCGAGAGGCAACCTGGGCTACTTCGAAGCCGTGCGCCGCGGCAAGGACCCAACTCTGTTCGTGGTGTTGTTCGAAGACAGCGCCGCGATGCTGGGCCTGATCGTCGCGTTCATGGGCATTCTGATCGGGCAGTTGACAGGCAACCCGTATTTCGACGGCGGCGCCACGATCATCATCGGCCTGATCCTGGGTGGCACGGCCGCGTGGCTCGCTTACGAGACCAAGGGACTGCTGATCGGCGAGAGCGCCAATCTTGACGTGGTGCATGGCATTCGCGAACTGGCGGGCAAGGCACCCGGCATCAGGCAGGTCAACGAGGTACTGACAATGCACATGGGGCCTGAATTTATTCTGGTGAATCTGAGCGCGGATTTCGCGGATAAGACCCCGGCGGCGGATGTCGAGGCCAGCACCGCGAAACTCAACAAGGAAATAAAGGCTGCGTATCCGGACGTGAAGCGGGTCTTCATTGAGGCGCGCGGCTAA